One genomic window of Ictalurus punctatus breed USDA103 chromosome 23, Coco_2.0, whole genome shotgun sequence includes the following:
- the usp12a gene encoding ubiquitin carboxyl-terminal hydrolase 12A: MEILMTVSKFASFCTMGANASALEKEIGSEQFPVNEHYFGLVNFGNTCYCNSVLQALYFCRPFREKILAYRSQPRRKENLLTCLADLFHSIANQKRKVGVIPPKKFITRLRKENELFDNYMQQDAHEFLNYLLNTIADLLQEEKKQDKQNGKLANGTLDSQKSNSTPPSTTWVHEIFQGTLTNETRCLTCETISSKDEDFLDLSVDVEQNTSITHCLRGFSNTETLCSEYKYYCEECRSKQEAHKRMRVKKLPMILALHLKRFKYMEQLQRYTKLSYRVVFPLELRLFNTSGDATNPERLYDLVAVVVHCGSGPNRGHYIAIVKSHDFWLLFDDDIVEKIDAQAIEEFYGLTSEISKNSESGYILFYQSRD; this comes from the exons GGCGCCAATGCCTCCGCTTTGGAGAAAGAAATTGGCTCGGAGCAGTTCCCTGTCAACGAGCACTACTTCGGATTGGTTAAC TTCGGGAACACCTGCTACTGCAACTCGGTGCTCCAGGCTCTGTACTTCTGCCGGCCGTTTCGGGAGAAGATCCTGGCCTACAGGAGTCAGCCGCGGCGCAAAGAGAACCTGCTCACCTGCCTGGCCGACCTGTTCCACAGCATCGCCAACCAGAAGAGGAAGGTGGGCGTCATCCCTCCGAAGAAATTCATCACACGGCTGCGCAAAGAGAACG AGCTCTTTGATAACTACATGCAGCAGGATGCACACGAGTTCCTCAACTACCTGCTGAACACTATAGCCGACCTGCTGCAGGAGGAGAAGAAGCAGGACAAGCAGAACGGCAAACTGGCCAACGGCACGCTGGACTCACAGAAGAGTAACAGCACTCCTCCGTCCACCACATGGGTACACGAGATCTTCCAGGGCACACTGACCAACGAGACGCGCTGCCTCACCTGCGAGACG ATAAGCAGCAAGGACGAGGACTTCCTGGATTTGTCTGTGGACGTTGAGCAGAACACTTCAATCACGCACTGCCTCAG GGGCTTCAGTAATACAGAGACCCTGTGTAGTGAATATAAATACTACTGTGAGGAATGTAGGAGTAAACAAGAGGCACACAAAAG gATGAGGGTGAAGAAGCTGCCCATGATTTTAGCCCTGCATCTGAAGAGATTTAAATACATGGAGCAGCTCCAGCGTTACACTAAGCTAAGCTACCGCGTGGTCTTCCCTTTGGAGCTCCGCCTCTTCAACACGTCCGGAGACGCGACCAATCCCGAAAGGCTTTACGACCTTGTCGCCGtggtggtgcattgtgggag CGGGCCCAATCGCGGACACTACATCGCTATCGTCAAGAGTCACGACTTCTGGCTGCTTTTCGATGATGACATCGTAGAG AAAATCGATGCCCAGGCGATAGAGGAGTTCTACGGACTCACTTCGGAAATCTCCAAGAACTCCGAGTCGGGCTACATCCTGTTCTACCAATCCAGAGACTGA